The DNA region CGTGAACATCGCCCTGCCCTCGGCCCAGGTGGATCTCGGTATATCCGAGGGCAACAAGCAGTGGGTCATCACCGCCTACGCGCTCGCGTTCGGCGGGCTCCTTCTCTTCGGCGGGCGCATCGCCGACCTCTGGGGCCGTAAGCGCACCTTCGTGGTCGGCCTGCTCGGCTTCGCCGCGGCCTCCGCACTCGGTGGCGCCGCGCAGAGCGAGGCGATGATGTTCGGCTCCCGTGCCCTGCAGGGTGCCTTCGGTGCACTGCTCGCACCGGCGGCCCTGTCGCTGCTCGCGGTGATGTTCACCGACGCCAAGGAACGTGCCAAGGCCTTCGGTATCTACGGTGCCATCGCGGGTGGCGGTGGCGCGGTCGGCCTGATCCTGGGCGGCTTCCTCACCGAGTACCTGAACTGGCGCTGGACGTTCTTCGTCAACATCCCGTTCGCGATCGTCGCGGCCGCGGGCGCCTACTTCGTCATCCGTGAGCCGGCCGGCGGCCGCAACCGCTCGCCGCTCGACGTGCCCGGTGTCGTCCTGTCCACACTCGGCCTGGTCGCGCTGGTCTACGGCTTCACCCGCGCCGAGTCGGCCGGCTGGTCGGACTCGCTGACCATCGGCATGTTCATCGCCGCCGCCGTCCTGCTCCTGGCCTTCGTCGTCACCGAGTCGCGCGTCTCGTCGCCGCTGCTGCCGCTGCGCGTACTGACCGAGCGCAATCGCGGGGGCGTGTACCTCTCGCTGGGGCTCGCCATCATCGCGATGTTCGGGCTCTTCCTCTTCCTGACGTACTACCTGCAGGTCGCCAAGGGCTACTCGCCGGTCAAGACCGGCTTCGCGTTCCTTCCGATGATCGCGGGCATGATCACCGGTTCCACCCAGATCGGTGCCCGGCTGATGACCCGCGTCCCGCCGCGGCTGCTGATGGGCCCCGGCTTCCTGGTGGCCGCGATCGGCATGCTGCTCCTGACCCAGCTGGAGGTCGACACCTCGTACGCGAGCGTCATCCTGCCGGGACAGCTGCTGCTCGGACTGGGCATGGGTACGGCGTTCATGCCGGCCATGTCGCTGGCCACGCACGGCATCGAACCGCGTGACGCGGGAGTGGCCTCCGCGATGGTGAACACCTCGCAGCAGGTCGGCGGTGCCATCGGTACGGCGCTGCTCAACACCATCGCCGCGGGAGCCACCACCGCCTACATCGCCGACCACGCCGCAGGGGCCACCGACGCGAGGCTGCTGCAGCTCCAGGCCATGGTGAGTGGTTTCGCCAGTGCGATCTGGTGGGCGGTCGGCATCCTCGTCGCCGCCTCGGTGATCGCGGCGACGCTGATCAACACCGGACGTCCGGGCACCGGAGCGGCCGGCCGGTCCGACGGCTCCGGCGACCACGCGGACGGCATCGAGGACGAGTTCAAGATCCCGGTCGTCGCGCACTGAGCGCCGGCGGGCGCGACGTCTGACCCACGTGGGTGAATCTGCCCTGGCTCCGCTCAGCGGAGCCAGGGCAGATCCGCGTCCGTGTCCTCAGGCTGCAGCCCGGTGGCGATGACCTGCATGATCTCGCCGAGGCTCTGCACCTGTTCGGGGGTCAGCCGGGCGAACATCGCCTGGCGCACGGCCTCCACGTGCCCCGGTGCGGAGCGTGCGAGCATCTCGAAGCCCTCGTCGGTGAGCACCGCGTTCTGGCCGCGCTTGTCGGAGGGGCACTCCTCGCGGCGGACCCAGCCGTTCTTCTCGAGCCGGGCGACGGCGTGCGAGAGCCGGGAACGGGTGATCTTGGCATCCCTGGCCAGCGCGGTCATCCGCTTCTGGCGCCGGGGGGCGCGGGAGAGCTG from Streptomyces sp. B1I3 includes:
- a CDS encoding MFS transporter; the protein is MSKTADTRLPDPSRWKALAFIALAQLMVVLDATIVNIALPSAQVDLGISEGNKQWVITAYALAFGGLLLFGGRIADLWGRKRTFVVGLLGFAAASALGGAAQSEAMMFGSRALQGAFGALLAPAALSLLAVMFTDAKERAKAFGIYGAIAGGGGAVGLILGGFLTEYLNWRWTFFVNIPFAIVAAAGAYFVIREPAGGRNRSPLDVPGVVLSTLGLVALVYGFTRAESAGWSDSLTIGMFIAAAVLLLAFVVTESRVSSPLLPLRVLTERNRGGVYLSLGLAIIAMFGLFLFLTYYLQVAKGYSPVKTGFAFLPMIAGMITGSTQIGARLMTRVPPRLLMGPGFLVAAIGMLLLTQLEVDTSYASVILPGQLLLGLGMGTAFMPAMSLATHGIEPRDAGVASAMVNTSQQVGGAIGTALLNTIAAGATTAYIADHAAGATDARLLQLQAMVSGFASAIWWAVGILVAASVIAATLINTGRPGTGAAGRSDGSGDHADGIEDEFKIPVVAH
- a CDS encoding MarR family winged helix-turn-helix transcriptional regulator, whose protein sequence is MEYMTTASTGEARWLTDEEQSVWLAYLHATTLMEDHLDRQLQRDAGMPHIYYGLLVQLSRAPRRQKRMTALARDAKITRSRLSHAVARLEKNGWVRREECPSDKRGQNAVLTDEGFEMLARSAPGHVEAVRQAMFARLTPEQVQSLGEIMQVIATGLQPEDTDADLPWLR